Part of the Ignavibacterium album JCM 16511 genome, CAACAATATACAGCTTCAGTTCAGATGCTAAGACGTGAATTCGGGATGGCGTTAGCAAAACTGAAATCTTTGAAAGAAAGAATAGAATTGATTGAGCGGGGATCATTAGTTCAGGCAAAAGAAAATTTCAGTTCTGCCATGACTGCTTATCAGGTTAGTGAAATTGATTTTATGAATGTTATCGAGGCACAGAATAATCTTTATATGATAGAGAAAAATTTGTATCGACTGAAAACTGATTATCTGAAACAAATTGCTGAACTTGAATTTTTAACAGGAACGAAATTGTAATGCCTCACCCCCGTCCCCTCTCCAAAGGAGAAGGGTTAAACGGAATTGGGCGAGTTTCATTAAGATGAAAGAAAATATTTAGGAGTTAATAAAGTGAAAAAGAAAATTTTAATCATAACAATAATAGCAGTTGTAATTCTTGTACCGACTTACTTTTTATTTATTGCCGGTAGTAGTTCATCCGAAATCACTTCCGGAGAAAAACTACTATACACGTGCGGAATGCATCCACAAATAATTTCAGATAAACCGGGACTTTGCCCGATTTGTGAAATGAAGCTTGTACCGATTAAGAACAATAGTCAAAACAGTATTCAAAAATCCGGTGAACGCAAAATTCTTTACTACCGTAACCCGATGAATCCAAATATTATTTCAGATCATCCGCAGAAAGATGAAATGGGAATGGACTATGTTCCTGTTTATGAAGATGAAGCCGGTGCTGAAGGCGTAGTAACTATTGATCCACAGGTCCAGCAGAATATGAATGTAAAAACTGCCGTAGTCGAACTAAAAAAGCTTTCTTCGCAGGTTACAACGAACGGTATTCTGGTGACCGATGAAACTCAGGAGTACATTGTCACTACAAAAGTTGATGGCTGGATTGAAAAACTTTATGTCAATTACATAGGTCAGCTAGTTTCAAAGGGAGCTAAACTGATGGATATATATTCTCCTATGCTCGTTTCTGCACAGCAAGAATTGCTTACTGCGCTTTCATATCAGGCCTCATTAAAGGGAAGTTCACTCGAAGATATCAGAAACGGCAGCAATGAATTATTGAAAAATGCTGTTAGAAAACTTCAATTGTTAAATGTTTCAGATTCTGAGATCGAGCACCAGAAAGAAACTAGAGAATTGAAAACTACAATTACACTCTATGCTCAAAATTCAGGAACCGTGCTTGAGAAAAATATTCTAGAAGGGCAAAAAATAATGGCAGGTGAATCACTACTAAAAATTTCGAACCTTTCTACGCTATGGCTTATTACTGATATTTATGAGTATGAAATCCCAAAAATAAAAATTGGTTCGAATGCGATTATTAATTTTACATCCATTCCCGGAAAAACATATCGTGGAAGAATCTCATTTATCTATCCGACACTTGATCCTCAATCACGAACAGTAAAGGTACGTATTGATGTACCAAACAAAAACAATGAACTCAAACCATCAATGTTTGCTAATGTGGTAATTGAAGGGCCTGAACTAAAACTTACACCCGTTGTTCCTGAAAATGCAGTAATACGAAGCGGCAAAATGGATATCGTAATTCTTGATTTGGGAAATGGAAAATTCAAACCGCAGCAGGTAACACTTGGAATTTACTCTGACGGATATTATCAGGTTCTAAGCGGTTTAAGTGAAGGTAATAGAATTGTTACTTCAGCTCAGTTTTTAATTGATTCAGAAAGCAACCTCAGAGTTGCAGTAAGTCAGTTTCAGACAGGTGCTCATATTCATTCTTCTGAAACGAATGTGAAAGACAAAATGATAGAAGAGAAAAGAGAGACCAAAAACGGTGAAGGGGAGAAGCGAAACGAAAAAAGAGAAATGAAAAATGAATTGAATATGGAAAATCATGATCATTCATCTTCAATTGTTTACAATGGTGTAATCGATGTACAATCGATCGATAAAAATAAAGATGGTAAACTTTGGGAATGTCCTATGGATTGGAATGTAATCTCGGATGAATCAGGTAGGTGTCCTCTGTGCAATATGAAGTTGAAGGAATACTCAATTACTGAAGTAAAGAATAATCTTGAAAAAAATGGATTTGAATATAAGAGATAATAGAATGCAGATGATGAAGTTCAAAATGGTTCACGCTGTTCAGAAACGCTCTGACAAATAAGTATGGTTAGGGTACTTCCAAATTTAAAGGAGAAATTAAATGATATCATCAAATCAAAATAAAGAAGGATTAATTGCAAGACTTATTGAATGGTCAATAAACAATAAGTTTATAGTAATCATTTTTACCATTGCACTTATTGCGCTTGGAATCTGGGCATTAATAACGACCAAAGTAGATGCAATTCCTGATTTAAGTGATGTACAAGTAATTATAATGTCTGAATATGAAGGACAAGGGCCACGAATTGTTGAAGACCAGGTAACTTATCCTCTCACAACAAAAATGCTTTCTGTCCCTTACGCAAAGGATGTAAGAGGATATTCGATGTTCGGACTTTCAATGGTCTATATCATCTTTGAAGACGGAACCGATATTTACTGGGCACGAAGCAGAGTACTTGAATATCTCAGTACAATTCAGGCACAAATGCCTCCGGGAGTTAAATTGCAGCTTGGTCCTGATGCAACAGGGCTTGGCTGGGTTTTTCAATACGCACTAAATTCTGATAAACATGATTTGCAGGAACTCCGTTCAATTCAGGATTTTTTTTTAAGATACGAACTTTCTTCGATAGAGGGTGTTGCAGAAGTTGCAAGCATTGGAGGATTTGTAAAACAATATCAGGTAAATATTGACCCTACAAAGCTTGCATACTACAAAATTCCGTTACAAATGGTAGAAATGGCAATAAAGCGAAGTAATAATGATGTTGGTGGGAGGATTATCGAAATGGGTGAAATGGAATACATGGTTCGCTCGCTCGGCTACATTAAAAGTATAGATGATCTGAAAAATATTGCGATTGGGAATTCACCAATGACAGGCACTCCGATTTATTTAAATGATATAGCAACAGTAAGTGTTGGTCCTGAATTGAGAAGAGGGATTGCAGACTGGAATGGTGAAGGTGAAACAGTAGGTGGAATTGTTGTTGTTCGTTATGGTGAAAATGCGTTATCTGTAATAAATAAAGTTAAAGAACGCCTTGAAGAATTAAAAAAATCTTTACCGGAAGATGTAAGAATAGATATTGCTTATGATAGGTCTTCACTTATTGAACGTGCTATTGAAAATCTGAAAAATAAGTTAGTCGAAGAAACAATTATCGTCGCACTGGTGATTATAGCTTTTCTTTTGCACATAAGAAGTTCATTTGTTGCCATCTTTACACTCCCAACAGCAGTGCTCATTTCATTTTTAATTATGAGATTGCAGGGAATTAATGCAAACATAATGTCACTTGGCGGAATTGCAATTGCAATTGGTGCAATGGTGGATGCATCAATAGTTATGGTCGAAAACGCAGCATCACATCTTTCTGCAGAAAAGGATAAACCTATTAATGAAAGAAGATCACATTGGAATGTGATTCTTGAATCAGGAAAAGAAGTCGGACCAGCTATTTTTTATTCACTTCTGGTTATTACAATTTCCTTTCTTCCTGTCTTTACACTTGAACAGCAGGAAGGCAGACTGTTTCGTCCTCTTGCATTTACAAAAACTTATGCAATGGCTGGTGCAGCAATTCTCGCTGTTACAATCGTTCCGATTTTAATAGGTTATTTTGTTCGTGGCAAACTGAGAAAGGAAGAAGAAAATCCTATAACGAAACTTCTTGTTAAAATTTATCATCCGGTTGTTGATTTTGTAATGGAGAAAAGATGGTGGGTAATGGGAATAGCTCTGGTTGTTATTCTTATTACTATCATTCCTTTCTCAAAACTTGGCTCTGAATTTATGCCTCCATTAGATGAAGGGGATCTACTTTATATGCCGACAACTCTGCCCGGAATTTCAATTACCAAAGCAAAAGAGCTTCTTCAACAAACTGATAAGATTATTAAAACCTTTCCTGAAGTCGAATCAGTATTCGGAAAAATCGGAAGGGCAGAAACCGCAACTGATCCTGCCCCCTTAACAATGATTGAAACAACAATTCGACTTAAACCCAGAGATCAGTGGCGTGAAGGGATGACCTCTGATAAACTTGTCGATGAGATGAACAGAGCAGTTCACATTGCTGGTTTGACTAATGCCTGGACAATGCCAATTAAAACCAGAATTGATATGCTTTCAACCGGAATTAAAACTCCAATTGGAATTAAAATTGCCGGACCTGATCTGATGACGCTTGATTCTCTTGGGGCCAAAATAGAATCATTAATGAAAAACGTTCCTGGCACTCGTTCAGCTTTTGCCGAAAGATCACTTGGTGGTAATTATGTTGATTTTGAAATTGACCGGGAAGCAATAGCAAGATACGGTTTAACGGTTGGCGATGTTCAGGATGTTTTTATGACTGCTGTTGGAGGGATGAATCTTACACAAACTGTTGAAGGTCTGGAAAGATATCCTGTTAATATGAGATATCAGAGAGATTACAGAGAAAATATCGATCAGCTTGAGCGCGTACTCGTTTCGCTTCCGATGGGTGGAAATGTTCCCCTTACTCAACTTGGAAAGATTATTATCAGAACGGGAGCTTCTATGATTAAATCGGAGAATGCACGACCAAATGTTTGGGTTTATGTTGATATTCAGGATATTGATATCGGCACATATATTAAAACTGCAAAAGAAACACTTGCGAACAATCTTAATCTTCCTGCCGGTTATTCAATTAAGTGGAGCGGACAGTTTGAATATATGGAAAGAGCTTCTGCTCATCTTGCGCTTGTTATTCCCTTGACACTACTGATTGTGATTGTTCTTCTTTATATGAACACTAAATCTGTAACAAAAACCGGAATTGTTTTGCTTGCAATGCCTTTCTCTCTGGTAGGTGCAATATGGTATCTTTACTTTGCCGGATTCAATTTATCAGTAGCTGTTTGGGTGGGAATAATTGCGCTTCTCGGTGTGGATGCTGAAACCGGAGTAGTAATGCTACTCTATCTTGACATCGCTTATGAAAAATTTAAGAAGAATGGAATTTTAAACAGTTTAGCTGATCTTCGTGAAGCAATTTTTGAAGGTGCAGTAAAAAGAATCAGGCCAAAGATGATGACTGTGATGACAACATTACTTGGTTTGCTTCCGATAGTTATAGGCATTGGAACCGGTTCTGATGTTATGAAACGCATTGCTGCACCAATGGTTGGTGGGATAATAACGAGTATGATAATGGAGCTGACTGTTTACCCGGCAATATTTTATACAATTAAAAGAAGAGAAGTCAAGAAGATGTTGGAGTTCGTAAATAAATAAAAGAACTCATCTCCCAACCCCTTCTCTTACAAAAAGAAAGGGTGTTTAAAAATCCCTCTCGTTTTAAGATCGGGATTTAAGGTGAGTTAATAAAACAGAAAATAAATCATCAACAAATCAAAAAAGGAGTAACACAATGTTAAAACAACTTGCATTCACAATTGCACTTTTTTCTTTCTTCGGTGTATTTACACTTGCACAGGAAAAAACTGAAGCTGAAAAAAAAGAATGTTCAAAAAGATGCTGTTCTGGACCTAAAACTTATGGTGCACTGCAAATGTCATATATAGATGCTGATAGTACACATAAGCATGACCAAAAGAAATCTGAAAGTGAAATGCACGGGATGCATCATAAAATGAAATTAGATTCGACAAAAGTAAGTTCAATCGTTCGCAATGGCGAAATTGATCTTGCGGCAATTGATGAAAATAAAGATGGGAAAGTTTATCAGGATCAGATGTGCTGGAATGTTATTTCCGATAAACCGGGAGAATGTCCGCAATGTGGAATGATTTTGAAAGAAGTTACAGTTGAAAAAGCAAAAGAAAATCTGCTTAAGCACAATTTTAAGGTGAAATAAGAAACTTAAAGCTTTTGCATAGATCCTTTTCCGTGTAAAAGTTTTTCATTCAAAACAAATTGTTTATTGCTTTATTATATTTAATTTATGAACAAATTACTCAGAACAGCATTCTTTCTTAGTCTTATAACTATTTCCTATAACTTAATTGAAGGAATAGTTTCAGTTTATTTTGGTGCGGGTGACGAAACACTCGCACTTTTTGGATTCGGTGTTGATAGTTTTGTTGAAGTATTTTCCGGAATCGGAATTGCACATATGATCTTCAGAATGAAATATTCTAAAGTGCAAACACAGGACGCTTTTGAAAAAACGGCTTTGAGAATTACCGGAACAGCTTTCTATCTTTTAACTTTAGGATTAGTAGTTGGTTCGGTGTTAAACCTGCTTAACAATGTAAAACCAACGACGACAATTCCGGGAATTATCATTGCATCAATATCAATATTAACTATGTACTGGCTGATGACTTCAAAACTAAAAGTTGGCAGAGCATTAAACTCTGATGCAATAATCGCTGATGCAAACTGCACAAGGACTTGCTTCTATCTTTCGTTCATTTTACTTGCTTCAAGCGGATTATATGAATTATTCAACATCTTATATTTTGATATTATTGGTTCACTTGGCATCGCTTACTTCGCATTCAGTGAAGGTAGGGAAGCATTTGAAAAAGTCAAAAGCGGTAAATTAAAGTGTAACTGTGAATAACAATGAAATAATGAAGTAATATTAAATAGAAAGCTTCCTGCTCGGGGCTTCTGAATAATTTCAATTTTTATTTTTCACTATAAACATATCTTAAAAACTCATCACGAATCTGAGGATTGAGAAATTTTCCGTGATAACTTGAAGTAACAGTTGAACTTGAAACATCCTGAACTCCTCTCGACGCAACACACAAATGATCTGCTTCAATCAGAACTGCCACATCTTCAGTCTGGAGCATTTCTTTCATTTCATTAGCAATCTGAACAGTAAGTCTTTCCTGAACCTGCGGGCGCTTGCTGTAATATTGAACCATTCTGTTAATCTTTGAAAGTCCAACTACTTTTCCGGCTGAATAATAAGCAACATGTGCTTTACCAATTATCGGTACAAAATGATGCTCGCAATAAGAATATACAGAAATATCTTTTTCAACAAGCATTTGATTGAACTTGTATTTATTTTCGAATAAAGTAACAGACGGTTTATTTCTTGGGTCAAGTCCCTTGAATATTTCTTTCACATACATTTTAGCAACTCTTTTGGGAGTATCTTTCAGACTATCATCACTTAAATCCAGTCCAAGTACTTCCATAATTTCTCTGAATCTCTTTTCAATTAATTCGATTTTAATTTCATCATCAATTTCGAAAGCGTCACTTCTGATAGGGGTTTCGATTGAGGTAAAATAATGTTCATCATTAAAATCATCATCATTTTGGAACGATTTTGTGTTAGGCTTTCCGTCTTTCATATTAAATCCTTAATTGTTTAATCCTTAGAACCGATAATAAAGAGGAATAGTTCCATTTAAGAACTTTATTTATCGTATTTTTGTTTTGCTGATAGTCACTACAAATAACTGTTATGTTGATTTTTTATTGATTGTTAATTAAATAAGGAACAGAAATTCTGAGACAAAGGAAAGAAATGAAATGATAGACAGAGAAAAAGAATATCTTGCTTTAGAATATTTTGAAAAAGCTTATCGCTTACATATAAGTGGTAAAATTAAGGAAGCAATTAAAGCTTACCGGAAATCACTTTCATATTATCCGACTGCAAAAACTCATGCTCATCTTGGGTGGGCATTAAGTCTTGAAAAAAGATATGAAGAAGCAATTGAAGAATGTAAAATTGCAATAGAAATAGACCCTGACTACGGAAATCCATATAATGATATTGGAACTTACCTGATAGCGCTTAACAAGTATGATGAAGCAATTTACTGGTTGCAAAAAGCTCTTGATGCAAAGGATTATTCGACTCAATATATACCGCTTTATCATTTGGGAAAGATTTATGAAATGAAAGGTTCTTACTTTACAGCATTAAAATATTATTCTGATTCTCTCGAGCAGAATTCGGATTTTGAACCTGCAAAAACTGCTTACTACAAACTTATTGCAATGATGAACTGACATTTAATTGCAGAACTTTACTTGTATTGTTAAATTGTAACATCAAATTTTATTCATTTAAATAGTTCATCTCTATGAAAATCAGCGAAATTTTATCCAAAGAATTTATAATTGCAGAACTTGAAAGCACTGATAAAGAATCTGCTATTAACGAACTTATTGATTTATTTAAGAATGATCCGAGGGTTGAAGACATTGAAAAAGTAAGATATGCCGTGCTCGAAAGAGAAAATATAATGTCAACCGGAGTTGGGAAAGGGTTTGCAATTCCTCACGGTAAAACTGATTCAGTAAAAGAAATTCTTGCAGCATTCGGAAGAAAGAAAGAAGGTATTGATTACGATGCACTGGATGGTAATCCCGTTAATCTTATTTTTCTTCTGGTCGGAAAAGAAACAATGATCAGCGCCCATATCAAGTTACTCAGCAGAATTTCCCGAATGATGAACAAAGATGATTTCAGAATTAGAATTATGAATGCTGAGACTTCAGAAGAGATTA contains:
- a CDS encoding efflux RND transporter permease subunit; this translates as MISSNQNKEGLIARLIEWSINNKFIVIIFTIALIALGIWALITTKVDAIPDLSDVQVIIMSEYEGQGPRIVEDQVTYPLTTKMLSVPYAKDVRGYSMFGLSMVYIIFEDGTDIYWARSRVLEYLSTIQAQMPPGVKLQLGPDATGLGWVFQYALNSDKHDLQELRSIQDFFLRYELSSIEGVAEVASIGGFVKQYQVNIDPTKLAYYKIPLQMVEMAIKRSNNDVGGRIIEMGEMEYMVRSLGYIKSIDDLKNIAIGNSPMTGTPIYLNDIATVSVGPELRRGIADWNGEGETVGGIVVVRYGENALSVINKVKERLEELKKSLPEDVRIDIAYDRSSLIERAIENLKNKLVEETIIVALVIIAFLLHIRSSFVAIFTLPTAVLISFLIMRLQGINANIMSLGGIAIAIGAMVDASIVMVENAASHLSAEKDKPINERRSHWNVILESGKEVGPAIFYSLLVITISFLPVFTLEQQEGRLFRPLAFTKTYAMAGAAILAVTIVPILIGYFVRGKLRKEEENPITKLLVKIYHPVVDFVMEKRWWVMGIALVVILITIIPFSKLGSEFMPPLDEGDLLYMPTTLPGISITKAKELLQQTDKIIKTFPEVESVFGKIGRAETATDPAPLTMIETTIRLKPRDQWREGMTSDKLVDEMNRAVHIAGLTNAWTMPIKTRIDMLSTGIKTPIGIKIAGPDLMTLDSLGAKIESLMKNVPGTRSAFAERSLGGNYVDFEIDREAIARYGLTVGDVQDVFMTAVGGMNLTQTVEGLERYPVNMRYQRDYRENIDQLERVLVSLPMGGNVPLTQLGKIIIRTGASMIKSENARPNVWVYVDIQDIDIGTYIKTAKETLANNLNLPAGYSIKWSGQFEYMERASAHLALVIPLTLLIVIVLLYMNTKSVTKTGIVLLAMPFSLVGAIWYLYFAGFNLSVAVWVGIIALLGVDAETGVVMLLYLDIAYEKFKKNGILNSLADLREAIFEGAVKRIRPKMMTVMTTLLGLLPIVIGIGTGSDVMKRIAAPMVGGIITSMIMELTVYPAIFYTIKRREVKKMLEFVNK
- a CDS encoding tetratricopeptide repeat protein; amino-acid sequence: MIDREKEYLALEYFEKAYRLHISGKIKEAIKAYRKSLSYYPTAKTHAHLGWALSLEKRYEEAIEECKIAIEIDPDYGNPYNDIGTYLIALNKYDEAIYWLQKALDAKDYSTQYIPLYHLGKIYEMKGSYFTALKYYSDSLEQNSDFEPAKTAYYKLIAMMN
- a CDS encoding PTS sugar transporter subunit IIA, translated to MKISEILSKEFIIAELESTDKESAINELIDLFKNDPRVEDIEKVRYAVLERENIMSTGVGKGFAIPHGKTDSVKEILAAFGRKKEGIDYDALDGNPVNLIFLLVGKETMISAHIKLLSRISRMMNKDDFRIRIMNAETSEEIMNVFLEEEKSYLEI
- the folE gene encoding GTP cyclohydrolase I FolE, which gives rise to MKDGKPNTKSFQNDDDFNDEHYFTSIETPIRSDAFEIDDEIKIELIEKRFREIMEVLGLDLSDDSLKDTPKRVAKMYVKEIFKGLDPRNKPSVTLFENKYKFNQMLVEKDISVYSYCEHHFVPIIGKAHVAYYSAGKVVGLSKINRMVQYYSKRPQVQERLTVQIANEMKEMLQTEDVAVLIEADHLCVASRGVQDVSSSTVTSSYHGKFLNPQIRDEFLRYVYSEK
- a CDS encoding cation transporter; the protein is MNKLLRTAFFLSLITISYNLIEGIVSVYFGAGDETLALFGFGVDSFVEVFSGIGIAHMIFRMKYSKVQTQDAFEKTALRITGTAFYLLTLGLVVGSVLNLLNNVKPTTTIPGIIIASISILTMYWLMTSKLKVGRALNSDAIIADANCTRTCFYLSFILLASSGLYELFNILYFDIIGSLGIAYFAFSEGREAFEKVKSGKLKCNCE
- a CDS encoding efflux RND transporter periplasmic adaptor subunit; its protein translation is MKKKILIITIIAVVILVPTYFLFIAGSSSSEITSGEKLLYTCGMHPQIISDKPGLCPICEMKLVPIKNNSQNSIQKSGERKILYYRNPMNPNIISDHPQKDEMGMDYVPVYEDEAGAEGVVTIDPQVQQNMNVKTAVVELKKLSSQVTTNGILVTDETQEYIVTTKVDGWIEKLYVNYIGQLVSKGAKLMDIYSPMLVSAQQELLTALSYQASLKGSSLEDIRNGSNELLKNAVRKLQLLNVSDSEIEHQKETRELKTTITLYAQNSGTVLEKNILEGQKIMAGESLLKISNLSTLWLITDIYEYEIPKIKIGSNAIINFTSIPGKTYRGRISFIYPTLDPQSRTVKVRIDVPNKNNELKPSMFANVVIEGPELKLTPVVPENAVIRSGKMDIVILDLGNGKFKPQQVTLGIYSDGYYQVLSGLSEGNRIVTSAQFLIDSESNLRVAVSQFQTGAHIHSSETNVKDKMIEEKRETKNGEGEKRNEKREMKNELNMENHDHSSSIVYNGVIDVQSIDKNKDGKLWECPMDWNVISDESGRCPLCNMKLKEYSITEVKNNLEKNGFEYKR
- a CDS encoding heavy metal-binding domain-containing protein — encoded protein: MLKQLAFTIALFSFFGVFTLAQEKTEAEKKECSKRCCSGPKTYGALQMSYIDADSTHKHDQKKSESEMHGMHHKMKLDSTKVSSIVRNGEIDLAAIDENKDGKVYQDQMCWNVISDKPGECPQCGMILKEVTVEKAKENLLKHNFKVK